In Quercus robur chromosome 10, dhQueRobu3.1, whole genome shotgun sequence, a genomic segment contains:
- the LOC126702813 gene encoding homeobox protein knotted-1-like 6: MDELYGLHSNTTDYSVQGSMDNYLVNNNYTNNYQSFQTPVAGLAERVQVFGPDRLLSGSSSSAVSDAASMVAEIQRGGGGGRTSSDEEASGAIRAKISSHPLYPKLLQAYIDCQKVGAPPEIADFLDEIQRESDLCKRTVAVSTRFGSDPELDQFMETYCDILSKYKSDLKRPFDEATSFLNNIETQLNTLCNNGASRTCVSDEVDGSSDEDVSGGEIEALECQRSNEDRELKDKLLRKYSGYISSLKHEFSKKKKKGKLPKEARQILLEWWNVHYKWPYPTEADKVSLADLTGLDQKQINNWFINQRKRHWKPSENMQFAVMDSLYGPIFMND, encoded by the exons ATGGATGAACTGTACGGCCTCCATTCCAACACCACCGACTACTCGGTGCAAGGTTCAATGGATAATTATTTAGTGAACAACAATTATACTAACAATTACCAGTCCTTTCAGACTCCGGTTGCCGGTTTAGCTGAGCGGGTCCAAGTTTTTGGGCCGGACCGTTTGTTGTCCGGCTCATCATCTTCTGCTGTATCTGATGCTGCTTCAATGGTGGCTGAGATTcaaagaggaggaggaggaggaagaacTAGCTCGGATGAAGAGGCTTCTGGTGCAATCAGAGCCAAAATCTCTTCCCATCCTCTCTACCCTAAACTCCTCCAAGCTTACATCGATTGCCAAAAG GTCGGAGCACCACCGGAGATAGCTGACTTTTTGGATGAAATTCAAAGAGAAAGTGACCTTTGTAAGAGAACAGTTGCTGTTTCTACTCGCTTTGGTTCTGATCCTGAGCTTGACCAATTCatg gaAACTTACTGTGATATATTGTCCAAGTACAAATCGGATCTCAAAAGGCCTTTCGATGAAGCCACTTCGTTCCTGAACAACATTGAAACCCAACTCAACACTCTCTGCAATAATGGTGCTTCCAGAACCTGTGTTTctg ATGAAGTAGATGGATCATCTGATGAAGATGTCAGTGGTGGAGAGATTGAGGCGCTGGAGTGCCAGCGTTCAAATGAGGATCGTGAACTGAAGGACAAACTCTTGCGGAAATATAGCGGTTATATCAGTAGCCTGAAGCATGAATTTtcgaaaaagaagaagaagggcaagctacccaaagaagcaaggcAGATCCTGCTCGAGTGGTGGAATGTTCATTACAAATGGCCATACCCAACG GAAGCAGACAAGGTTTCCCTTGCTGATTTAACGGGGCTAGATcagaaacaaataaataactGGTTTATAAATCAAAGGAAGCGTCACTGGAAACCATCAGAGAACATGCAATTTGCTGTTATGGATAGTCTCTATGGACCAATTTTCATGAATGACTAA